The Verrucomicrobiaceae bacterium DNA window TGAGCACCAGCGGCGTGTGATCGCGGAACCAGCCCCGCATCTCATCATACGTGCGTCGGCCGAGGAGCAGCCAACGGCCCGCCGTGATGGCACGAAAATGAAGGCGATCACGCGGTAGATCCCATGGCACACCCTTTTCACGCGAGATGAAGCCATCCTCCGACACAGCGGCGATGAGCGTGAGCCGTGGGCTGGTGTGTGGAGTGAGCGTGTTCACGTCGGGCTGCCAGTCGGCGGAGGAAAGATGGCGCTTTCTCCTTCATTCAGCACAGTGACTCGCCCCTCCAGCCCACGCTGCGCCACAGCAGTGATGAGCCGCTCCGCAGGCTCGTGCAGTGGCTCGCCACTGAGAGGGTAAGTATCAAAATGCATCGGCACCATGTGACGTGCACCAGTCATCAGAAAGGCATCCAGAGCCTCCTCTGGACTCATGTGAACCGGTCGTCCACTGGGTGGCTCATAGGCGCCGATAGGCATCAGTGCGACATCAATGCTGGCCCTGCGACCGATCTCCGCAAAACCATCAAACATGGAACTATCTCCACAATGATACACCGTGTGCCCAGGCCCCTGGATGAGATAACCACCGAATCCGCGATGCGTGTCATGGAGCATCCGTGCTCCCCAGTGCCGTGCCGGCGTGAGCGTGATGCGCAGCTCGGCAAAGGTGGCACTCTGCCAGGGGCGCAGCTCGACGATGCGGCCAAATCCACAGTTCTTCAGCAGCCCGCCTACTCCCTCCGGCACAATCACGGGCTGAGCCGCAGCCACTTTGCGCAGTGAGGGGACATGTAAATGGTCATGGTGCGCATGCGTGATCAGCACGAGATCGATTCGCGGCAGATCATGTGCCCAGACACTCGGATGGCGCACACGCTTGATCGGCCCCAGCCACAGAGCCCAGATCGGGTCGATGAGGATATTCATGCCACCGATTTGCACCAGGAAGCCCGCATGCCCCAGCCAAGTCACGGCCATCTCATCCACGGCGACTTCTGGAAGCGTCCCAAAATCATGCCCAGGGCGGCGCGGTGCCAGAAGCACCGGCAAAAGGACCTTATTGAGATAATCCATGTTCCGCTTCTGCCAGCCCTCGACGGGGCGCAGGCCGATTTGGTTTTGCCCATCTCCCTCGACTCTACCGAGCAAGGAGGAGCGGCGTTTCGGCCGCAAGGTGATGACGCTGTCAGGCGTGTGGGCGTGGAGATCAGACATGATCCGGTGGGTATAACGGAGCCGTGCGGTGCGGAGTCTAGTCAGAGCGTCGTTTTTAAACAAGGAGGAAGTTCTTGGCAAAACGCGAACTCTCGCCAGCATGGCCGTCCAACGCTGGGAAACGTCTGTGACACAGGCTTTCTCCGTGCCGTAATTCCAACCCTGGAGCCAAGAGCATGAATGAAGTGTTGAACAAAAGTAGCGTGCTGGTTTTGAACCGGCATTGGCAAGCCATCGACGTGAAAACGCCCATCGAGGCCTTCGGCATGATCGCCGCAGGAAACGCCACCGCCCTCGACATCCATCCCGGAGGAGACATGCGGCCCGTGACCTGGGAGGAGTGGGTGCATCTGCCCGTACGACCAGAGGACAATGCCATCGGTACTGTCAGCGGCGGCGTGCGCATCCCCAGCGTGCTCGTGCTCGCCCGCTATGACAAAGTGCCGCGTCGGCGCCCCAAATTCTGCGCCAAAGCCATCTGGGAGCGAGATGGCGGCATCTGCCAATACACTGGACGAAAACTCCGGCCTCATGAGGGCAATATCGACCACATCGTCCCCATCTCACGCGGAGGCGGCACCAACTGGGAAAACTGCGTCCTCGCCGACCGGAAGATCAACAGCCGAAAAGGCAACAAGCTACCCGACGAAGCCGGTCTGAAGCTCCTGCGCCGACCCACGACACCACCAGAGCTACCCGTGACGCATCTGATCAAAAACACCCACCGCGTTCGCGATTGGGATCTATTCCTGCAGCATGTGAATGCCGCAGCCTCCTGAGCCCGCTCATCACACCACCGTTACCGCTTTGATCACCCCCGCAGCAGGGTCCAGCCAGGACTCCATGTGCTGCGGCAAATCTGCGAAATCGCAGCGGTGACTGATCCATGGACGCGTATCAATCTCGCCGCGCTGGATCATCCCCAAAATCCGTGGAAAATCCGCGCTTTGCGCATTCCTGCTAGCCAGCAGCGTCAGCTCCCGGCGATGAAAAAGCGGATCATCCAGCACCACAGACTCCTTCGTGATACCGACAAACACGATACGCCCAGTGAACTCCGCATAACCCAGCGTCGCACTCATCGACGCCGCATTCCCCGTCGCATCGAAAATCACCCGCGCCCTGTAATTCGCAGCCAGAGCCCCCGTAGCCCGCACACCAGCATAGTGCGTCTCCACAAAGGCACGGCGACGTGCATTGGACTCCAAAACCGTGATACGAGCACCCGCCGCACGCGCAAACTCCACCACCGTAAGCCCAATCGGCCCCGCTCCGATGATCAACACCTCATCATCAACCATCACCGAGGCGCGATTCACAGCATGGCAACCGATTGCCAGCGTCTCCACCAGCGCCAATTGCTCAAAAGCAAGTGCATTGCCTACATGGAGCTTCGCAGCCGGAAGCAGCAACTCCTCACGCATGCCCCCATCCGTATGCACACCTAACACCGCAAGCGTCTCACAGCAGTTCGTATTTCCACGTTTACAAGCCTGGCAACTGCCACAGTTCAGATAAGGCTCAACAGCGCAGCGATCACCAGACTTCACCCCAGTCACCCCTTCACCCGTCGCCAGCACCTCCACGCCCAACTCGTGCCCTAAAATGCGTGGGTATTCGATAAACGGCATCTTTCCGAGAAAGCCGCTGAAATCCGTGCCGCAGATGCCAATGGCACGCACACGCACCAGTACCTCACCAGCACCTGGAGAGCCCGTAGGCGTCGCGGGCACCCACTCGAAGCGGCGCGGCGCCACCAGAGCCAGTGCGCGGTGTGACATGCGTGGATGGAAATCGTGATTCAGCATACTTTTAAGATCATGCATCGCTACATCGAGCAATTGACGATTTTTCGTCATTTCAGGCTCCAGATGCGGACTTGGACGGGTAGCAATAGCACGCTCATACTGCTCCACGAGAGCACTCCCATCATCACGCTGCCCACACTCTTCCAGTAGCCCCTTTACTCGCTCCACCAGAGCCCGAGCGGAGCGGATACTACTCAGGCATTCCGCCTCTGTTCGTGCATGGAGCTCCAACCGGCGGAGTTGCTCACAGCGAAAGGCCCTGCATCGCACGGGCCGCTCCGAATAGATCGAGCACCCACCTTGCCGCAGTGCCGCGCAGGGCTGCTCCATAAAGCTCTCCCCATTTTTCCGCCGAATCCGCGCCCCCAGCTCCATGAGCCGTCCCGGTCTATCCGAAGGCTGCATCCGCACGATTTGGAACAAAGTCCCATCACAGCACATGCCGCAAGCAGCACACAAGCGGCTCGCAGCCTCAGCGGCGGTGGATTCATGCATAGGCATCATGCAACAACTACCCGATAACCACGTCAGTTTGCAAGCAATGACACACGATATGTAACTTTGAGCATGGCACAAAGTTATTGCATTCTCCTTTTTGTGGCCTACAGGCTGCATTGTCCACCCTTCGTTGCACATGAACTCCACCGCTGCGCTTCCGCCTGTTGATCTGCTCAGAAAACTGCCTCTCGAAGAGCAGCTCGTCGGGGTAAATGCCAAAACTGGCCCATATCTCATGCCTGATGCCGGTAAATCCCTGCGCAGGGTGAAGGGGTTTCAGTCACAGACGAATGCCTTTCATGTCATGTCACGCACTTGCGGCGGGGCGGTGTTTTGGGATGATGTGGAGAAGGAGGCGCTACGCAGGGTGCTGTGGCGGCTAGCGGAGTTCTGTGGAGTACGCTTGCTGACCTACTGCGTGATGGGGAACCACTTTCATGCGCTGGTGGAGGTGCCGGACCAGAAGAGGTGGGTAGAGGAGCAGTTTGGTGGACCGCAGGGCGAGCAAAAACTGATGCGGCATCTGCGGGTCCTCTATAGCAAGGTGTTCGTGGAGCAGTTGCAGGAGGATTTTGCCGAGTTGCGGAAGCGGGGCTCTGAGGCGGTGGTGCAGCATCGGCTGGGGCTGCTCAAAAAGCGATTTTGCGATGTGGCGGTATATATGCGTGAGGTGAAGCAGCGTTTTTCGCGGTGGTACAACAAACGCCACAAGCGGAAAGGGACGCTCTGGATGGATCGGTTCCGTAGTGTGCTGGTGGAAGGAAAAGGTGATCCGCTGCTGGCGATGGCGGCGTATATTGATCTCAATCCTGTGCGAGGTGGGCTGGTGAGTGATCCGAAGGATTACCGGTGGTGTGGGTATGCGGAGGCGCTGGGAGGGAACA harbors:
- a CDS encoding MBL fold metallo-hydrolase, yielding MSDLHAHTPDSVITLRPKRRSSLLGRVEGDGQNQIGLRPVEGWQKRNMDYLNKVLLPVLLAPRRPGHDFGTLPEVAVDEMAVTWLGHAGFLVQIGGMNILIDPIWALWLGPIKRVRHPSVWAHDLPRIDLVLITHAHHDHLHVPSLRKVAAAQPVIVPEGVGGLLKNCGFGRIVELRPWQSATFAELRITLTPARHWGARMLHDTHRGFGGYLIQGPGHTVYHCGDSSMFDGFAEIGRRASIDVALMPIGAYEPPSGRPVHMSPEEALDAFLMTGARHMVPMHFDTYPLSGEPLHEPAERLITAVAQRGLEGRVTVLNEGESAIFPPPTGSPT
- a CDS encoding HNH endonuclease, encoding MNEVLNKSSVLVLNRHWQAIDVKTPIEAFGMIAAGNATALDIHPGGDMRPVTWEEWVHLPVRPEDNAIGTVSGGVRIPSVLVLARYDKVPRRRPKFCAKAIWERDGGICQYTGRKLRPHEGNIDHIVPISRGGGTNWENCVLADRKINSRKGNKLPDEAGLKLLRRPTTPPELPVTHLIKNTHRVRDWDLFLQHVNAAAS
- a CDS encoding alcohol dehydrogenase catalytic domain-containing protein, whose product is MHESTAAEAASRLCAACGMCCDGTLFQIVRMQPSDRPGRLMELGARIRRKNGESFMEQPCAALRQGGCSIYSERPVRCRAFRCEQLRRLELHARTEAECLSSIRSARALVERVKGLLEECGQRDDGSALVEQYERAIATRPSPHLEPEMTKNRQLLDVAMHDLKSMLNHDFHPRMSHRALALVAPRRFEWVPATPTGSPGAGEVLVRVRAIGICGTDFSGFLGKMPFIEYPRILGHELGVEVLATGEGVTGVKSGDRCAVEPYLNCGSCQACKRGNTNCCETLAVLGVHTDGGMREELLLPAAKLHVGNALAFEQLALVETLAIGCHAVNRASVMVDDEVLIIGAGPIGLTVVEFARAAGARITVLESNARRRAFVETHYAGVRATGALAANYRARVIFDATGNAASMSATLGYAEFTGRIVFVGITKESVVLDDPLFHRRELTLLASRNAQSADFPRILGMIQRGEIDTRPWISHRCDFADLPQHMESWLDPAAGVIKAVTVV